One genomic window of Halovivax cerinus includes the following:
- a CDS encoding DUF7437 domain-containing protein → MSHAPSRADGDVIRDFLSIADLLEEPRIAQLYAYIAREGSVTVRDASETLGLAQGTAYSDVDRLLDAGLVETTTDGQPRRFDACDIDLTVADGGGREYTITPALVDAVARRTTDEDIDTYIDRNGIAGLATALTYAVDRERGEVTHRLMADDLDISPLAAELVLQALRPVVHEYTDIEPAGASLDTIQNGDVRGDDEP, encoded by the coding sequence ATGTCACACGCACCATCCCGCGCCGACGGCGACGTCATCCGGGACTTCCTTTCGATCGCGGACCTCCTTGAGGAGCCACGGATCGCGCAACTCTACGCGTATATCGCCCGCGAAGGGTCGGTTACCGTGCGTGACGCGTCGGAGACGCTAGGTCTTGCCCAGGGGACCGCCTATTCTGACGTCGACCGGTTGCTCGATGCTGGGCTCGTCGAGACGACGACTGACGGCCAGCCCCGTCGGTTCGACGCGTGCGATATCGATCTCACCGTTGCCGACGGCGGCGGACGGGAGTACACGATCACCCCGGCTCTCGTCGACGCTGTCGCACGTCGGACGACGGACGAGGACATCGATACGTATATCGACAGGAACGGTATCGCGGGTCTCGCGACGGCGCTCACGTACGCCGTCGATCGGGAGCGCGGGGAGGTTACTCACCGGCTGATGGCGGATGACCTCGACATCTCGCCGCTCGCTGCCGAACTCGTCCTCCAGGCGCTTCGTCCGGTCGTCCACGAATATACCGACATCGAGCCAGCAGGAGCCTCGCTCGACACGATCCAGAACGGTGACGTTCGCGGTGACGACGAGCCGTGA
- a CDS encoding HPP family protein yields the protein MDDRVGSTLHTGTLLSTTAALAWLSGLPMLFPSLGPSAFVLALFERGESTSPRRVIGGHAVGVVAGLVAYTLLAGGADMTTATAPGSIAGLRLGASGVVATTLTAGGMLATDTRHPPACATTLIVSLGLLPTVREGATILLAVVVLVVAHRVLLATERLGVRFADALAW from the coding sequence ATGGACGATCGCGTCGGATCCACGCTGCACACCGGCACACTCCTCTCGACGACGGCCGCACTCGCGTGGCTCTCGGGCCTCCCGATGCTCTTTCCGAGCCTCGGTCCGTCGGCGTTCGTCCTGGCACTGTTCGAACGCGGCGAGTCGACGTCCCCGAGACGGGTGATCGGCGGTCACGCCGTCGGCGTCGTCGCTGGACTCGTCGCGTACACGCTCCTCGCCGGCGGTGCCGACATGACGACCGCGACGGCGCCGGGTTCGATCGCGGGACTGCGCCTCGGTGCGAGTGGCGTCGTCGCGACGACGCTCACCGCCGGCGGGATGCTCGCGACTGATACCCGCCATCCGCCAGCCTGTGCCACCACCCTCATCGTCTCGCTCGGTCTGCTCCCGACGGTTCGGGAGGGCGCGACGATTCTACTCGCGGTCGTCGTCCTCGTCGTCGCCCACCGTGTCCTCCTCGCGACGGAACGGCTCGGCGTCCGGTTCGCTGACGCACTCGCCTGGTGA
- the glmM gene encoding phosphoglucosamine mutase translates to MEVFGSSGARGVANEELSPAFVLRVAKAAGTTWAAPRVAIGRDTRHTGRMLVDAATSGLASVGATVDRLGIVPTPGVQAYAEREGVPAIVVTASHNPPEYNGVKLIGADGVELTVDDLERIEETLLAEDFANVPWNEIGRVRSIDGAGRRYVEGVLAAVDRDLIADADLTVAIDPGHGAGSLTSPELFRALGCRVVTVNAQPDGHFPGRDPEPVETNLTELGQLVRAADADVGIAHDGDADRAIFFDETGSYLEGDATFAALAAAELEAGDALVSAVNVSQRLVDVAREVGADVELTPIGSTNIITRIRALADDGRHVPIAGEGNGGVFFPDYRLARDGAYIAARFLELVAETPASDLVAPYDGYANVRRNVEYTSTGERDAMLEAAADYAERADTDLNTRDGYRLDYGDAWVLARPSGTEPLVRIYAEARERERAQALVDDVYETLIAASERA, encoded by the coding sequence ATGGAGGTATTCGGGTCGAGCGGGGCGCGGGGCGTCGCGAACGAGGAACTATCGCCCGCGTTCGTACTCCGCGTCGCGAAGGCGGCCGGGACGACGTGGGCGGCCCCGCGCGTCGCGATCGGCCGCGACACCCGTCACACCGGGCGGATGCTGGTCGATGCGGCGACCAGCGGCCTCGCGAGCGTCGGCGCGACCGTCGATCGGCTCGGGATCGTCCCGACGCCCGGCGTGCAGGCCTACGCGGAACGGGAGGGCGTCCCCGCCATCGTCGTGACGGCCTCGCACAACCCGCCGGAGTACAACGGCGTGAAACTCATCGGCGCCGACGGCGTCGAACTCACCGTCGACGACCTGGAGCGGATCGAAGAGACGCTCCTGGCCGAGGATTTCGCCAACGTCCCCTGGAACGAGATCGGCCGCGTCCGGTCGATCGACGGCGCTGGGCGTCGATACGTCGAGGGCGTGCTCGCTGCGGTCGATCGTGACCTGATCGCCGACGCAGACCTCACCGTGGCCATCGATCCGGGCCACGGCGCCGGCTCGTTGACGAGTCCCGAGCTCTTCCGGGCGCTCGGCTGCCGCGTCGTCACGGTCAACGCCCAGCCCGACGGTCACTTTCCCGGTCGAGATCCGGAACCAGTCGAGACCAATCTCACGGAACTCGGACAGCTCGTCCGTGCCGCCGACGCCGACGTCGGGATCGCCCACGACGGCGACGCCGACCGGGCCATCTTCTTCGACGAGACCGGTTCCTACCTGGAGGGGGACGCGACCTTCGCCGCGCTCGCCGCGGCGGAACTCGAAGCAGGCGACGCGCTCGTCTCCGCGGTGAACGTCTCCCAGCGTCTCGTCGACGTGGCACGTGAGGTCGGCGCCGACGTCGAACTCACGCCGATCGGCTCGACGAACATCATCACCCGCATCCGGGCGCTCGCCGACGACGGCCGTCACGTCCCGATCGCCGGGGAGGGCAACGGCGGGGTCTTCTTCCCCGACTACCGGCTGGCCCGCGACGGCGCCTACATCGCCGCGCGCTTTCTCGAGCTCGTCGCGGAGACGCCCGCGAGCGACCTGGTCGCACCCTACGACGGCTACGCCAACGTCCGGCGGAACGTCGAGTACACCTCGACGGGTGAGCGCGACGCCATGCTCGAGGCCGCCGCTGACTACGCAGAGCGCGCCGATACCGACCTGAACACCCGCGACGGCTACCGCCTCGACTACGGCGACGCCTGGGTCCTCGCACGCCCGTCCGGGACGGAACCGCTCGTGCGCATCTACGCCGAAGCCCGCGAGCGCGAGCGGGCCCAGGCACTCGTCGACGACGTCTACGAGACGCTGATCGCGGCGAGCGAGCGCGCGTAA
- a CDS encoding M14 family zinc carboxypeptidase, with amino-acid sequence MFPTDDADGSDLFSRPSPVSRRAFLASAGAAGTAGLAAGRTTAESTESTTDAGATAVERYKLTDELEYVYDTVGSGERIPTLVSAYDDRLLPELTDYGTDVRTTDGPGAAMYARLTTNEIDEISQYFLVTRLQFSPGANPFWKHYRYPDRVFPEPQNALDYIAYEEAIDGLEHFAAEYPDRVNVKRFGNTPGLDNRRTGGHSAYDLVVAELSNDVASIQEKPVVVNSLSIHGDERSGVEAGVRFLENVLRGEEPDVESWLDDIGLVFVLSNPDGWMARHPETVSAASSTRDTFTRVNGSNLDPNRQYPTAGLVDPNKYPAEPNGQNLVNDDPGGPDDDVESQYEQYVPDALWLVHELRAYDDVAYASDFHGMYGSNHLVNSMQGNGEYGPRAQAAIDALNERTNEAYEAEIAPLMDQYSGDISDAASQRGIYDVPSVPYEWGTTADTINYNVTGSMGGWLGKTVEMGGLGATVLSYEMAIDNAQTASSVPFNAGLVTVQSEAYQICMRELARVAGEPIDGGIETGGRSLAIVDSPTVARSSNDVAVDSATTLSRDEATIDATRGRGRHRIRVGRDVHTLSIDVTEATGPIAEASLIAPDGTEVRSAPVRTREADWLVTDPEPGTWEVRVRGGSGRARGVEGQDRGESDRARGEGGRTHDEGGTAALRFSTVEAVGQPDPGIMDYDQRAYDVTPVTFLEEYGDAIVDGSAATLSVSDVESGALVSGGEPAHDQLVLLHDDGVDSSAYVSAIEEYVSAGGDLVLTDSGLSLLGPLDVEGAGYINSSHVNRTTRQFAKLDSTSNHELVNHVSSLESELWTGPTIGYTTSNESPVYTVNQNAFTSAGGDVAATTGGDVIVGDLGSITVVGSLLPPANQSNMHPFGMENFGITAPGLRILRAALDHDQRR; translated from the coding sequence ATGTTTCCAACCGACGATGCAGACGGTTCAGACCTGTTCAGCCGCCCGAGCCCGGTTAGTCGACGTGCGTTCCTCGCGAGTGCCGGGGCCGCCGGTACGGCCGGGTTGGCGGCTGGTAGGACGACAGCCGAATCGACTGAATCCACGACCGACGCCGGGGCGACGGCCGTCGAGCGATACAAACTGACGGACGAACTGGAGTACGTGTACGACACCGTCGGCTCGGGCGAGCGCATACCGACCCTCGTCAGCGCCTACGACGACCGTCTGCTCCCGGAGCTGACCGACTACGGGACGGACGTCCGGACGACCGACGGTCCCGGCGCGGCGATGTACGCTAGGCTGACGACGAACGAGATCGACGAGATCTCACAGTACTTCCTGGTGACGCGTCTGCAATTCTCGCCCGGGGCGAACCCGTTCTGGAAGCACTACCGATATCCGGATCGGGTCTTTCCCGAGCCGCAGAACGCGCTCGACTACATCGCCTACGAGGAAGCCATCGACGGACTCGAACACTTCGCGGCGGAATACCCCGACCGAGTCAACGTGAAACGCTTCGGGAACACGCCGGGACTCGACAACCGACGGACCGGCGGACACAGTGCCTACGATCTCGTCGTCGCGGAACTCTCGAACGACGTCGCGTCCATCCAGGAGAAGCCGGTCGTCGTCAACTCACTCAGTATTCACGGCGACGAACGGAGCGGCGTCGAGGCTGGGGTCAGGTTCCTCGAAAACGTCCTCCGGGGGGAGGAACCGGACGTAGAGTCGTGGCTCGACGACATCGGCCTCGTCTTCGTCCTCTCGAACCCCGACGGCTGGATGGCCCGTCACCCCGAGACGGTCTCGGCTGCCAGTTCCACGCGAGATACGTTTACGCGCGTCAACGGGTCCAACCTCGATCCGAATCGCCAGTACCCGACCGCCGGGCTCGTCGACCCGAACAAGTACCCCGCAGAACCGAACGGGCAGAATCTGGTGAACGACGATCCCGGCGGGCCCGACGACGACGTCGAGAGCCAGTACGAACAGTACGTTCCGGACGCGCTCTGGCTCGTTCACGAACTACGCGCGTACGACGACGTCGCCTACGCCTCCGACTTCCACGGGATGTACGGCTCGAACCACCTCGTCAATTCGATGCAGGGCAACGGCGAGTACGGGCCGCGCGCCCAGGCCGCGATCGACGCGCTCAACGAGCGGACGAACGAGGCCTACGAGGCCGAGATCGCCCCGCTGATGGACCAGTACAGTGGCGATATCTCCGATGCGGCCTCCCAGCGGGGCATCTACGACGTCCCCTCCGTACCCTACGAGTGGGGGACCACCGCGGACACGATCAACTACAACGTCACCGGCAGCATGGGTGGCTGGCTCGGCAAGACGGTCGAGATGGGTGGCCTCGGTGCGACGGTTCTCAGCTACGAGATGGCGATCGACAACGCCCAGACCGCGAGCTCCGTCCCCTTCAACGCCGGCCTCGTCACGGTCCAATCCGAAGCCTACCAGATTTGCATGCGCGAACTCGCACGCGTCGCGGGCGAGCCGATCGACGGCGGGATCGAGACTGGCGGGCGCTCGCTCGCGATCGTCGACAGTCCGACGGTCGCGCGCAGTTCGAACGACGTCGCGGTCGATTCGGCGACCACACTCTCGCGAGACGAGGCGACGATCGACGCGACGCGCGGGCGCGGTCGTCACCGAATCCGCGTCGGTCGTGACGTCCACACCCTCTCGATCGACGTCACCGAAGCGACGGGCCCTATCGCCGAGGCCTCGCTGATCGCACCGGACGGCACGGAGGTCAGGTCCGCGCCGGTGCGCACCCGGGAGGCAGACTGGCTGGTGACCGATCCCGAACCGGGGACCTGGGAGGTTCGCGTCCGCGGCGGGAGCGGGCGTGCTCGTGGGGTGGAGGGGCAGGATCGCGGCGAGAGCGACCGTGCCAGAGGTGAGGGTGGACGCACTCACGACGAGGGTGGCACGGCCGCGCTTCGATTCTCGACCGTCGAGGCCGTCGGCCAGCCCGATCCGGGCATCATGGACTACGACCAGCGCGCGTACGATGTGACGCCGGTCACCTTCTTGGAGGAGTACGGCGACGCCATCGTCGACGGCTCGGCGGCGACGCTCTCGGTGAGCGACGTCGAGAGCGGTGCGCTAGTAAGCGGCGGCGAGCCCGCCCACGACCAGCTGGTGCTCCTCCACGACGACGGCGTCGACAGCTCCGCCTACGTCTCCGCCATCGAGGAGTACGTGAGTGCGGGCGGCGACCTCGTTCTAACCGATTCGGGCCTCTCGCTCCTCGGTCCGCTCGACGTCGAGGGCGCGGGATACATCAACTCCTCCCACGTGAACCGAACAACCCGGCAGTTCGCCAAGCTCGACAGCACGTCGAACCACGAGCTGGTGAATCACGTCAGTTCACTCGAGAGCGAACTCTGGACGGGACCGACGATCGGCTACACGACCAGCAACGAGTCGCCGGTCTACACCGTGAACCAGAACGCGTTCACGTCTGCCGGCGGCGACGTGGCTGCAACGACCGGTGGCGACGTGATCGTCGGCGATCTTGGCTCGATCACCGTCGTCGGCAGTCTCCTGCCGCCAGCCAACCAGTCGAACATGCATCCCTTCGGCATGGAGAACTTCGGCATCACCGCACCCGGGTTGCGGATTTTGCGGGCCGCGCTCGATCACGATCAGCGACGGTAG
- a CDS encoding universal stress protein: protein MTQQLLVPMDDSALARSALEYALTAFGEVAVTVVHVVDDLEVAYGGGAPGVADGEPDFFADVRTIADERDAAVDTVVLEGAPADAIVEYVRTDPVDGIVMGSEGRSGVSRVLLGSVAEAVARRSTVPVTIVPADDRDVGD, encoded by the coding sequence GTGACACAGCAGCTCCTCGTGCCGATGGACGATTCGGCGCTCGCTCGCTCCGCGCTCGAGTACGCGCTCACCGCGTTCGGCGAGGTCGCGGTGACCGTCGTCCACGTCGTCGACGACCTCGAAGTGGCCTACGGCGGCGGTGCCCCGGGCGTCGCCGACGGTGAACCGGACTTCTTCGCGGACGTTCGGACGATCGCCGACGAGCGCGACGCCGCCGTGGATACGGTCGTGCTAGAGGGTGCTCCTGCGGATGCGATCGTCGAGTACGTTCGCACCGACCCCGTCGACGGCATCGTCATGGGGAGCGAGGGCCGTTCGGGCGTCTCGCGGGTCTTGCTCGGCAGCGTCGCCGAGGCCGTCGCACGGCGGTCGACGGTCCCGGTGACGATCGTCCCCGCCGACGATCGCGATGTTGGCGACTGA
- a CDS encoding Sjogren's syndrome/scleroderma autoantigen 1 family protein — protein sequence MSETEDDDGGIDKEALREELREKYGEDNAEREATQRMSDLLLKGATMTNSHCNTCGDPLFRQNGTTFCPTCHGGPGGVEGAPVNGSTEQGPAGGSSAENGADASSAVARSDGDVGAADATNAGASGPKQTASGPTDTPPDPRRGVETHSFEPGASPTNPDGVDTPDPSELAGHDSGSDGASGSPDRRRPSRPAAGELDGAADSLRTALERFAREAATADDPRYARDCLEAAHEAADALAALRQ from the coding sequence ATGAGTGAGACGGAGGACGACGACGGCGGAATCGACAAGGAGGCCCTCCGGGAGGAACTGCGAGAGAAGTACGGGGAGGACAACGCCGAGCGCGAGGCCACACAGCGGATGAGCGACCTGCTGTTGAAGGGTGCGACGATGACCAACTCCCACTGCAACACCTGCGGGGATCCGCTCTTCCGGCAGAACGGCACGACGTTCTGTCCCACGTGTCACGGCGGCCCCGGCGGCGTCGAGGGCGCACCCGTGAACGGGTCGACCGAGCAGGGCCCGGCCGGGGGCTCGTCGGCCGAGAACGGTGCGGACGCGTCGTCCGCGGTCGCTCGTTCCGACGGCGACGTCGGAGCCGCCGACGCCACGAACGCGGGAGCCAGTGGGCCGAAACAGACGGCGTCGGGTCCGACCGATACACCACCGGATCCACGGAGGGGTGTCGAGACGCACAGTTTCGAGCCCGGAGCCTCACCGACGAATCCGGACGGCGTCGACACCCCCGATCCGTCGGAACTGGCCGGACACGATTCCGGATCCGACGGCGCGTCGGGCTCGCCCGACCGGCGCCGTCCGTCGCGGCCCGCGGCCGGCGAACTCGACGGCGCGGCGGACTCGCTTCGGACCGCGCTCGAACGCTTCGCCCGCGAAGCGGCGACAGCCGACGACCCGCGCTACGCTCGCGACTGTCTCGAAGCGGCCCACGAGGCCGCCGACGCGCTGGCGGCGCTTCGGCAGTGA
- a CDS encoding phosphotransferase family protein: MSELPADERIEARLGPRFERVEIERRLHAVPPHEVYEVSVDGRRAVWKASVTDRGAAGVEGRVLRFVGRETSIPVPEVRDVGEDWFLAAYREDAPAEPADDERVLDRSWLRIAGRTLATLHDEARFDRPGLLTIDGDPADPASGIRVEAATDGNRSGATPDAAWSATADTTWSDALDDLLRAYEASVVGTGYESAIADARNFLVDHADRFDVLDGGAALCHGWFTPDHVGVAGDVTTCVIDFEHALAGSPEWDYWRTAVPLFQGGGWEGPDDAEGTFRDAYESVRPLPDGFDERADAYRAFVAASHIDSLATQRGIDAETREVADFLAAYIGDTLDTVRNS; the protein is encoded by the coding sequence ATGAGCGAGTTGCCAGCGGACGAGCGGATCGAGGCGAGACTGGGACCCCGGTTCGAGCGGGTCGAGATCGAACGGCGCCTCCACGCGGTCCCACCCCACGAGGTGTACGAGGTGTCGGTCGACGGCCGTCGAGCAGTCTGGAAGGCGTCCGTCACCGATCGCGGGGCGGCCGGCGTGGAGGGCCGGGTCCTCCGGTTCGTCGGGCGCGAGACGTCGATTCCGGTGCCCGAGGTACGCGACGTCGGCGAGGACTGGTTTCTCGCGGCCTACCGCGAGGACGCCCCGGCGGAACCGGCCGACGACGAGCGCGTCCTCGATCGATCGTGGCTCCGGATCGCCGGCCGAACGCTCGCGACGCTCCACGACGAGGCCCGGTTCGATCGGCCGGGGTTGCTCACGATCGACGGCGACCCCGCCGACCCGGCGAGCGGGATCCGCGTCGAAGCGGCCACCGACGGAAACCGGAGTGGCGCGACCCCGGACGCGGCCTGGAGCGCCACCGCGGACACGACGTGGAGCGACGCGCTCGACGACCTGCTGAGGGCCTACGAGGCGTCGGTCGTCGGAACGGGGTACGAGAGCGCGATCGCCGACGCGCGTAACTTCCTGGTCGACCACGCGGACCGGTTCGACGTTTTAGACGGCGGGGCGGCGCTCTGTCACGGCTGGTTCACGCCCGACCACGTCGGCGTCGCCGGGGACGTCACGACCTGCGTCATCGACTTCGAACACGCCCTTGCCGGGAGTCCCGAGTGGGACTACTGGCGCACGGCCGTCCCGCTGTTCCAGGGAGGTGGCTGGGAGGGTCCGGACGACGCCGAAGGCACGTTTCGGGACGCCTACGAGTCCGTCCGACCGCTCCCCGACGGGTTCGACGAGCGGGCCGACGCCTATCGGGCGTTCGTCGCCGCCTCACACATAGACTCGCTGGCGACACAGCGGGGAATCGACGCGGAGACGCGCGAGGTGGCCGATTTTCTCGCGGCGTACATCGGGGACACGCTCGACACCGTGCGAAATTCGTGA
- a CDS encoding ferredoxin, whose product MKVEFDEDTCIGMYQCVAEWSEFEKDTDRGKAVLQGSEEVEDSVFVREVPDDAELDAKFAARACPVDAITIYDDDGDQLIP is encoded by the coding sequence ATGAAGGTCGAGTTCGACGAGGACACCTGTATCGGGATGTACCAGTGCGTCGCCGAGTGGAGCGAGTTCGAGAAAGACACGGATCGTGGCAAGGCCGTCCTCCAGGGGTCGGAGGAGGTCGAAGATAGCGTCTTCGTTCGTGAGGTTCCCGACGATGCGGAACTCGACGCGAAGTTCGCCGCTCGGGCCTGTCCCGTCGACGCGATCACGATCTACGACGACGATGGCGACCAGTTGATCCCGTAG
- a CDS encoding LOG family protein: protein MRVSVIGGGEITDAESELAEAVGRELGTRGHDVVCGGLGGTMWAVCRGASEAGGRTIGILPTNSVTDANPHVDVPIATGMGHARNALVPLNGDGVIALAGSDGTLSEIGFARVYDRPIVGLGAVEIPTLEMETAESPVDAVDTLEDAVSK, encoded by the coding sequence ATGCGAGTCAGCGTCATCGGTGGCGGCGAGATCACTGACGCCGAGTCCGAACTCGCGGAGGCGGTCGGACGGGAACTCGGTACTCGCGGCCACGACGTCGTCTGCGGCGGCCTCGGCGGCACGATGTGGGCCGTCTGCCGCGGCGCGTCCGAGGCCGGCGGGCGAACCATCGGTATCCTCCCGACGAACTCGGTCACCGACGCCAACCCGCACGTCGACGTGCCCATCGCGACGGGGATGGGCCACGCCCGCAACGCCCTCGTTCCGTTGAACGGTGATGGGGTGATCGCCCTCGCGGGCAGCGACGGGACGCTCTCCGAGATCGGGTTCGCCCGGGTCTACGACCGCCCGATCGTCGGTCTCGGCGCGGTCGAGATACCGACCCTCGAGATGGAGACCGCGGAGAGCCCGGTCGACGCGGTCGACACGCTGGAAGACGCCGTCTCGAAGTAA
- the mdh gene encoding malate dehydrogenase, with protein sequence MSKVSVVGAAGTVGAAAGYNIALRDIADELVFVDIPDQEDVTVGQAADTNHGAAYDSNTVVRQGTYEDTAGSDVVVITAGIPRQPGQTRIDLAGDNAPIMEDIQASLDEHNDDYVSVTTSNPVDLLNRHLYEAGDRSREQVIGFGGRLDSARFRYVISQRYDAPVRNVEATILGEHGDAQVPVFSKVRVDGEDLAFDDTEREELLGELQESAMNVIEKKGATQWGPATGVAHTVEAILRDTGEVLPCSVKLEGEFGQEDTAFGVPCKLGADGVEEIVEWDLTEDERDQLGDAADKLAEQYEKIA encoded by the coding sequence ATGTCGAAAGTTAGCGTGGTAGGCGCCGCCGGGACGGTCGGCGCCGCCGCCGGATACAACATCGCACTCCGCGACATCGCGGACGAACTGGTCTTCGTGGACATTCCCGACCAGGAGGACGTCACGGTGGGCCAGGCCGCCGACACGAATCACGGCGCCGCCTACGACTCGAACACGGTCGTCCGCCAGGGAACCTACGAGGACACCGCCGGATCGGACGTCGTCGTCATCACGGCGGGCATCCCCCGCCAGCCGGGCCAGACCCGGATCGATCTCGCGGGCGACAACGCCCCCATCATGGAGGACATCCAGGCCTCGCTCGACGAGCACAACGACGACTACGTCTCCGTGACGACTTCGAACCCGGTCGACCTGTTAAATCGCCACCTCTACGAGGCCGGCGACCGATCGCGCGAGCAGGTGATCGGCTTCGGCGGCCGCCTCGACTCCGCCCGGTTCCGGTACGTCATCTCCCAGCGGTACGACGCGCCCGTCCGGAACGTCGAGGCCACTATCCTCGGCGAGCACGGCGACGCCCAGGTCCCCGTCTTCTCGAAGGTCCGCGTCGACGGCGAGGACCTCGCGTTCGACGACACCGAGCGGGAGGAACTGCTCGGCGAACTCCAGGAGAGTGCGATGAACGTCATCGAGAAGAAGGGCGCGACCCAGTGGGGACCAGCGACTGGCGTCGCCCACACCGTCGAAGCCATCCTGCGGGACACCGGCGAAGTCCTCCCGTGCAGCGTCAAACTCGAGGGCGAGTTCGGTCAGGAAGATACTGCCTTCGGCGTCCCGTGCAAGCTCGGGGCGGACGGCGTCGAAGAGATCGTCGAGTGGGACCTCACCGAGGACGAGCGCGACCAGCTCGGCGACGCGGCGGACAAACTCGCAGAGCAGTACGAGAAGATCGCGTAA
- a CDS encoding DUF7118 family protein, with amino-acid sequence MVDGRSAHGGTTDDGIEGGATNDGTGSGVRNREEIDSDTLAALEAAIDRYESVQARIDDLGEDEVERGAEAYRRARKLLENNDERAVGTGREAFAAYVQFEAQFDALVDGLADDLTERAAFEAAYEAIDKRRLYDEDFEAAKAALDPAARYVTLLDDREAAESDLHEARKAAVDRLDELSDEVDRHEHLLELASVDLDAPVDRIRDPIETYNRAVEAAFADYLSTASAREVFALLERSRLYPLVDFDRPPADLREFVETNPAGESAIPRLLEYAEYSRSKLAHHVDDPDALKRQVATQRTYLQRLDAAPLSISWPPAPADELRFRVRERRPLVVRLAGGPIDVDVNPVAALRDVADLARDPEYDRLQTAATARTELTGRERERIEAGQVTADLEALRAERGALQDALETADAVG; translated from the coding sequence ATGGTGGACGGACGCTCTGCACATGGCGGCACGACGGACGACGGGATCGAAGGCGGCGCGACGAACGACGGGACAGGGAGCGGCGTGCGGAACCGCGAGGAGATCGACAGCGACACGCTGGCCGCTCTCGAAGCGGCGATCGACCGGTACGAGTCGGTACAGGCCCGTATCGACGACCTCGGCGAGGACGAGGTCGAACGCGGCGCCGAGGCGTATCGCCGAGCCCGGAAACTTCTCGAGAACAACGACGAGCGGGCGGTCGGCACCGGCCGCGAGGCGTTCGCGGCGTACGTCCAGTTCGAGGCGCAGTTCGACGCCCTCGTCGACGGACTCGCAGACGACCTCACGGAACGGGCGGCGTTCGAGGCGGCTTACGAGGCCATCGACAAGCGTCGCCTCTACGACGAGGACTTCGAGGCGGCGAAGGCGGCGCTCGACCCCGCAGCGCGCTACGTCACCCTCCTCGACGACCGCGAAGCCGCCGAGAGCGACCTCCACGAGGCCCGGAAGGCCGCGGTCGACCGACTCGACGAGCTCTCGGACGAGGTCGACCGACACGAACACCTCCTGGAGCTCGCGTCGGTCGACCTCGACGCGCCGGTCGATCGGATTCGCGACCCGATCGAGACGTACAACCGGGCCGTCGAGGCGGCGTTCGCCGACTACCTGTCGACCGCGTCGGCCCGCGAGGTCTTCGCCCTCCTCGAACGGAGTCGTCTCTATCCGCTGGTCGACTTCGATCGACCGCCCGCGGACCTCCGCGAGTTCGTCGAGACGAATCCGGCCGGCGAGTCGGCGATCCCACGGCTCCTCGAGTACGCCGAGTACTCGCGCTCGAAGCTCGCCCACCACGTCGACGATCCCGACGCCCTCAAACGCCAGGTGGCCACGCAGCGGACGTACCTGCAACGCCTCGACGCCGCGCCACTCTCGATCTCCTGGCCGCCTGCGCCGGCCGACGAACTGCGCTTTCGCGTGCGCGAACGCCGCCCGCTCGTCGTCCGTCTCGCCGGCGGCCCGATCGACGTCGACGTGAACCCGGTCGCCGCGCTCCGGGACGTCGCGGACCTCGCCCGCGATCCGGAGTACGACCGGCTCCAGACGGCCGCGACCGCGCGGACCGAACTGACCGGGCGCGAACGAGAGCGCATCGAAGCCGGGCAGGTCACCGCCGATCTCGAGGCCCTTCGAGCCGAACGTGGCGCGCTACAGGATGCGCTGGAGACGGCCGACGCCGTGGGCTGA
- the hisI gene encoding phosphoribosyl-AMP cyclohydrolase has translation MTDVEVDFGETGLVPAVAQDAESGEVLMLAYVSPEALARTRETGLAHYYSRSRDELWQKGGSSGHVQRVAEVRVDCDADALLYRVEQEGGACHTGHRSCFYRTVDGEHVGERVFDPEAVYE, from the coding sequence ATGACAGACGTCGAGGTCGATTTCGGCGAGACCGGGCTGGTCCCCGCGGTCGCCCAGGACGCGGAATCGGGCGAGGTGCTGATGCTCGCGTACGTCTCGCCGGAGGCGTTGGCGCGGACCCGGGAGACGGGGCTGGCGCACTACTACTCGCGCAGTCGCGACGAGTTGTGGCAGAAAGGAGGTTCGAGCGGGCACGTCCAGCGCGTCGCCGAGGTGCGGGTCGATTGCGACGCCGACGCGCTCCTCTACCGCGTGGAGCAAGAGGGCGGTGCCTGTCACACGGGACATCGCTCGTGTTTCTACCGGACCGTCGACGGCGAGCACGTGGGGGAGCGGGTGTTCGATCCCGAGGCCGTCTACGAGTAA